Genomic window (Penaeus vannamei isolate JL-2024 chromosome 7, ASM4276789v1, whole genome shotgun sequence):
TTTTAGAGCAACGTCCAGCGCCGTCTGTTGCCACGAAGCGGCAGCAGCTTCGTCTCATGAATTTATGACGTGTGCAGAGCGTCGTCACCTCTaacgtccctctcccccttcctcccgcagcTTCGATGACAGTAGCAGCTTGAGTTCGGGGGTGAGCGACACCCTCAACGAGATGTCGGCGGAGGATGTCCTCTCCTCGTCCCTGTCCTCGGACCACCCGGCTTACGTCAAGGTAGTGTCacgtctctttgtgtgtgtgtgtgtgtgtgtgcatgtgcgtgtgcgtgtgcgtgtgcggcgtgtgtgtgtagcttgtttgtatgtttgcttgtatTAGTGCGTTTTGTGTCCGAATTTGTTCGTGTATGGACGTGTTTCATGTTAGTCATTAGAGATCCCTATTCTTTTACGTTTGGTATTCGCTCAGCCGAAGTCTAAAAATTCTGTCAGCAAAATGATAAATTTGGTGCGAGTGTGCGCTTATATTATCCGTGACTGCGCCCCAGGAAGGCCATAATTTAAACAAGGCCAGGAAGCCCTTGGGTCATGAATTTCCTGCCATGTGTCAGTGTGATCGTCAACATTGTTTTCTGGTCTTGCGAGGGTTAAAGGAGATGGGGGCATTGtaggagactctctctctctctctctctctctctctctctctctctctctctctctctctctctctctctctctctctctctctctctctctctctctctctctctctctctctctcgttctccctctccctccccctccccatccccctccctcctccctctctcttccctcccttcccccttcctcccccccctctctcctttctctctctctcttctctttctccaatctctctcactctctctctctctctctctctctctctctctctctctctctctctctctctctctctctctctctctctctctctctctctctctctctctctctctctctctctctctctctctctctctttctctctttctctctccatcgttctcgtcctcatcctctcccttcctccctccttctctcttccctctcttctctcttccctctcccacttcccctccctcccttccccctctctctttctctctctctctctctctctctctctctctctctctctctctctctctctctctctctctctctctctctctctctctctctctcactctctctcactctctctctctttctctcactctctctttctctcactctctctctttctctctctctctctctttctctctctctctctttctctctctctctcactcactccctttctctcactctctcactctctcactctctctctctttcactctctttctctctctctctctctctctctctctcgccctctccctctccctctccctctccctctccctccccctcaaggcTGTTTCCCAATTTTTATGTGTGCAGCATAgttcatattgtttttattgaaatTACTTTGGGTCCCAGTGTATAACATTTTCCGGCAATATGCTTCTCTCGAGGCAAAAGCCTTAGATTGCCTCATTTGGAGGAAGCAAAGAGACGGTTATCAGGATGCTAATGTAAAATAACGTCCCTCAATGGCGCTGAAGTGAAAAGAGGATAAGGAACCGCAgagttgtgtgtgtttgaaacaGATGCGGGCGTTTCTGCTAGTACTTTGGTTTTCGGAgacattcgtatgtgtgtgtgtgcaagtgtgtatgtttgtgtgtgtgtttgtgtgtgtgtgttatgcatgtatgtgtgtgtgtgtgtgtgtgtgtgtgcgtatgtgtgtgtgtgtgtgtgtgtgtgcaagtgtgtgtgtttgtgtgtgtgcatgcatgtatgtatgcatatgcgtgtgtatgtgtgtgcgcacgcacatgtatgtgtgtgtgtgcgtgcgtgtgtatgtttgtgtgtgcgtatgtatgtatgtatctatgcatgtgtatatgggtgtgcgtgtgtgcgtgttggcaTGTACATGTGCCTGCCTATgctcatgtgtgcatgtgcgtactttgcagtgtgtgtaatatatacatacatacataatagttacatacacataaatgtatatgtttgtgtatgtgtgtgtgtgtgtgtttgtttgtgtacgcgtgcgtgtgtgtgaatgtacacatTTGTGCATTcgggtttgtatgtgtttgtgcacacgTGTCCTAGAACTGTCCTTGTGGTTGCATGCGTGTAGATGGTAATGGCAGTTGTGACATGTGGGTGTGGCTGACCGCAAGATATATTGAGTTATGGCTGGTTTCCAGAGACtgtttattgatctatctttATGTTCTTGGGTAGCTGCTGTATGTATCAAGGCAGCTTACCAGTAATGCATGTGAGGCCtttcattaattttttaaaagaaatagaaaaagtttAATGAGTTTGTGATTgtctgatgaggataatggtatttAAGTTTTATCAAGATTATTGATTTGCATTGTTTCCATTTTAGATGGCAACATGTAAATTACACCCAATTTCTCAAGTTTGTTGAGACTCTTGTGTTAGGACATCTTGCTGATGAGGGAACCTTGCCCTCACACCTCATTCATCTCCATTTAGAATATATTGATTTTGTGATGTGTAGCTTTATCATCAGTTTGCTCACACTTTTACATACTCCTTGAGCAAGTACATGCAGTTTTCAGTTATACTGTTATTAGATATGTGAATATACTAACAAGCTCTGTGCTTGCATATATGgctacatgcttacatacatatacacatggacGCATAgacagtataaacacacacacacacacacacacacacacacacacacacacacacacacacacacacacacacacacacacacacacacacacacacacacacacacacacacacacatctacgaaGCTAATATAGGCCATGACATCTGATAATGTTCAACACTTTGATAACTCCGTTCCTTCCTCTTCACAGCAGGGTCGTAGCATGAAGGAGGTTGGCCTGAAACTCCCGGTGGGTCTGAGTGGGTCATCGTCCAGGAAGGTAGCCATGGGTGTAGATCCCTCTGGCGTGTATAAAGTAGTATCCAGCCGAGCTCATGTCAAGAAGACAGAGAGCGCCCAACAGACTGATAATAGTGCCTTTAAGTAAGTCATTTGGATCTTAGTCTTGTTTCTAACTTAAGAGTGACAATGACTGATATAGTATTATGCACACATTAACATTATTTAACTTGATTGAACAGCTATtgaatgatatttatttttttatattattattattattattcctaatcATATGATTTTATATCTTCAGACAAATATCAAACACACAGTGGAAAAAATATgtagaaaatgggaaaggaagccTTGAACGTTCAGCCAGAGATTTACAGAGAGGCATTGATCCATCAAGTGGAAGCTCACGTAAAGTAGACCACAAAAAGTCCAACTTGGGTTCTCCACAAACTGGAGTTCCCAGCAGTCCAGGACTAAATGGTAGTTCTGGGGTATCTGGTAGTGCCTCAGGTGGATCTAGGAAGGTGGATAAGAAAGGAACcagtggagaaaagagaagagaaggagagagaagtagcaGAGACAAGTCTGCTGTTGCCATGTCTCCTCAGGTGAATGGGGAATCAAAGAAAATTCAGAATCCCAAGACTGCTCCCAGTAACTTTGGATACAATGGAAAGAGAACCACTAGTACTGGCAGTGTATCAAGCACTGGCAGTGGAAAGGGTAGTAAGTCTGTTAAAGAGGTAGACAGTGCTGGTGGCAGCAGCTCTCGTCATGACAGCTCTAGTCACAGCTTGGAAAGACCAAGAACCAAACTTAAGGTGTCTGGAGGCACACAAACCACCAGCGACCTTCATTATATGTCTACAGGAGTCCATAGTGATAGCGAGTATTCATCAGGTTCTCTTGGCAGAAAGTACCAACTCAAGTCCTATTCTTTAAATGGTCCAGTTGCTGCTCAGCTGTCACAGAGCGTGCGGGAAAGAATCATGCAGTCTCCTTATGGCAAAATTCATGTAGGAGAATATGGACAGTATCCTCCTGCATATTATCGGGAACGAAGTCCTCGCATCAAACCCACAGATGGCTCATTAAGCGATTCTCCATATTCCAATTATGCAGAGATACAGTATAGTGGAAGTCCATATAGTAGCCCCTATTCCTGGGTATCCAGAAGTAATTATGCAGGATCAGTGGCTTCTGCACCAACAAGGTAAAATTACAGAGCTCCTtttctgtatgtgtttctttgtttatgcaGTATTTTGCTCTTACACCACAAGCATcacgttttgtttttatttcaactGTGTGTTCATACATAGCTTAATAGCATTgtaattttattgattttgttctttattttttcttttacatgagCTGCACTAATTATCCACTTATATAAGCTGGTACTGTTCAGCCCTAAATTCTAGGTTCCACATTAAGATTTATCAACATTTCTTAAATAGATTTTTGTAACACAGCATCATACCATGGCTTCATTTAAAAACACAGACCCCTGGGTGGCAGTCTGACAGAGGCAGAGAGCATGGAGAGTATAAGCTCAAGCGCCTCGAGTATAGCTGCACAGATCCAGCACGCTCGAGCCACCAGCCTCACACAAGCCCGCCTCATGATGCACCAACGGGAAATGTCCTCATCACCCTCCCCTAGGCTCGCTCGCTCCAATAGTGTTAGGTAAACACCATTTATATTTGTGAAATATGTTCCCGTGTCTGGATTTAACTATATTTCAAAATTATGCAAGTTGTCTGGATTTATATTGGCTACATGTTTTCGGTATTTAGCCTTTGGCATTTTATCTTTGGAGGTCAGAGATTGGTGAAGGGCACGTTTAGACGGCTGCTATTCCTACTGCCATATTATTGTCCCTGAAATTTGTTACTGTTTGTCTGCTCATTTATGGTgacttgtctttcttcttttgcaCTGCTTAAAAGTTTGATAGTTGTAcaaaatgtgtgtatttttatatcttGGGTATGCATGGATTGATGGGTCTGACTGAGAATATAGGAATAGGTAAATGTAAGAGTGGAAAATACAAATGAAGATGAATGACACACATAAAAATGTATTGGTATCCAGTAACAATGGTCACTTCATCATagtattgtttattctgttcatAATCACGAATGCACTGTTTTTAGAAATGTGGTTTCAATTTCAAATTAATATAGATTTTAATCATAAATCATGATATTTTAAAAGAAAACATGTTGAACATAAAAAGCTtattgataagaaatgataattttACCTTTAAAAAGCAGGGCTATTTTGGTCTGTTTTTATACCCAATGAATTAGGAAACCCAAATTATATAgtgaagaatttaaagaaaggcCTGTAGTATGATTTATAAACCTTGTTTATAAATGATTGTGAAATcagttatttttaaaattattttagttCTCCCCAGCATGAGAACCTTAATTTCATGTTTCCTATGGTTGGATACCAGTATGAGAATATCCAAAATTGGGTTATCAAAATCCTGCTATGGTTTTGAGATTTAGAggaactggattttttttttctaatgtttaaCATTAACTGAATTTTATCCCCATCCACAGCCATCTTATTGAACGGACCTTCCCTAGGTATGGTTATGTAGCACTTATCATTAGCATGACATGATCATACCACAGAATATCATTATCCTGCTCAAATATCGACCAAGTAGGCTTTTGAATGGCATATTACTAGTTGACATTCTCATTGCCTGAAATCTGTAACATTTCATTCGTTTTTACCACCTAATCAACTCAAGTGGTATTCCTGAAAATCAGATCATTGTTTAGTCATGGAAGGAACTACAGTGATTTGAGCATGTATAAGAGAATATACTTATACAATATTATACGGTTGTGTACTCACTTTACACAGCCTTGCATCACTTTTATGTTGATAGCATCATGAGCATGCCAATGCAAATATGATTATTAATGCATCTTTCTGTACTGATGGAACTTTTTAAGAATGAAGCTAGTAATGTTCAGCTTTTATTTactgccatacacaggggttttaTAAGTATTATGCTCTATTCATGTTGGTCTTGGATTGTTGATAagtaagagaaagcaaaaaatacatttttatgaTGATCAGAGCCCAGAGTCTGTAAAATcccctttaaaaaaagtaaaatacttTAGTAAGTGAGTGAGGATGTCTTAAAGTTGCAAGATAGTTATGGTTATAATAAATGATTCTATGTAGTGGAAACTTACATGCATTTTGATTCAGGTGTACCAAAATCAAATCCAAGTTTTTCCAAAATTTTAATTTACATTTCCTCCACCAGATCTACAAAGTCTGAGAAACTGTACAGTAGTAGTATGGGAGGTCGAGATGGCTACCATGCCTCACAGCCTACCAGTCCAACACCACCAGGAGGCACCAGGCTACCTATATCTCCCTTGAACACTGTTCGAGGCTCCCCATATTATTCAACTGTGATCCCTAGAACTTCAAAGGATGATGAATGTaagttcttttattattatagtggATCTTGGATATTTTATAATTAGCTGCAAATTTGATGTCATGTATTCTCACAGCTATATTAGCTCTGATAAAATCATtccatatttcttctctttcaggTCAtggatcttcattatcattggtgtcctcctcatcatcactgtaCAGCTCACAGGAGGAAAAGCAAGCTGCAGAGATTAGGAAGCTGAGGAAAGAATTGGCTGAAGCACAAGAGAAAGTTGGAACTCTGAGTAACCAACTTAGTACTAATGTAAGCTCCATTTAGTGAAATTTTAGTTGCTTACATGTAGAGGTATTTTGTAGAATCACATGCGAATTgaacatttttattttaaattttaaccttttttctgtaattccttgtttttttggttttttggtttttgttcagAAATCAGTCTTTTTGCTTGGGAAGAGCTATATCCAATTTAAAGTATTAAAAAGCAACCAGCCAAGCAAATACTAAAAGATTTCTCTTTCCAGAACTCAGTTTTCAACCTGAAGAATACGGTAAATATCAGTAGAGTTTGTAAATGGTTGCAtctaaaacagataaacaagaatTAAAAAGAGTTTATCCCATAGGGAATGCTTTGGCTGGTTGTTGAATATCAGTAATTTCAAGTATtacaatagatatgtatatgtatatatatattttttcttttatccacaGGCCCATGTAGTTGCTGCCTTTGAGCAATCTCTCACCAACATGACAAACAGATTGCAACAGCTTACAGCAACATCAGAGCAAAaggtaatgaaatgaaaaataaataaataaaatgtgtttTATGCAATCAGTCCCACAAGTGTCATGGAACAAAAATCTGATTAATGTGCAATTAAGCTATTTTACAAATACTACTCTCTTGGTATCATTTAATGAAATAGAAATGGTGGTAAAATTTCTTTTTGTGGAATTATTTAGCTGTGCATACTTTTCAGTATGAACACACCCACtagcacatacttacacataaacatatatagatatatttacacatacacacatgcaaatgcacacaaacacccacatatacatactggtatgtatacatacacgattTTGCTTATCTTTGATATATTGCTTGAATCTTGATCACTAATTAGAGTTTATGTAGAGGGTGTATTGGACTCTTGGATAATAACATTCTACAAATAATCCCTATGTTTTTTTCAGGATTCGGAGGTCATGGAGTTGCGTAAAACCATTGAGGCCCTGCGTCAACAAAGTGTAGACGCTGGTCTTACCGTAGCCTGTCTCCAAAGTACGTCCCCcggccaccaccagcaccaccaccaccaccaccactcccccccttcccctgccaggcACCAACACACCCATCTCTCTCCCAACATTGCCTCGTGTTCTGTGCTCAATGTCACCTCAGGCAGTCGTTCCAGTTCACCAGAAAAATCAGGGCATGACCTTGCGCGCAGGCACACCTTCACGGGGAATTGTAAAGACCTTGTAGTGTGTGAATTCACTGAAGCTGGTGAGACTTCTTCACCTTTTGACAAGCAAGCAGgcttttcttctctacttcaaGGCTCATGCCAGTCTTTTGGCTAAGCTGACTTGTAATGGCAGACCAGACTTGTGGGAGTCTATAGTTTACCAGTAAAGACAGAGTATGCATACTAGGTGAACCAAATGCCAGTCAGGTGTTTGATTGGGCTTAGGTAACATGGGTTTAGACTACAATTCCCTCCCTGCCACccgcctaccccaccccctcctccttgccccaaCTCTATTAACCAAGACTGTTAATTCCATTTTTAAATGTTTCCCTTTTGATCTACGTGTATTAATGTGTCCCAACCCCTTTATTTATTATCAGTGTTTGCACTTGTTTAGTTCAGATTTTTTAAATGTTGTTTCCAATGATTTGTtttaaataatgacaattaagacaaagatttttaaaagaaattatttaaTGCTAACAAACTTTAACTCCACCAATTCTACATTTCTTATGCATGAGTGATTTCTGACTTTGTCTTCTCTGTCCAAGCTTGCTGCCtgttggttttattttgttttgtggatATTCTTTGCCAGAGTTTCATGTTTCTGTGGATTATGAACTTTTGCACATTTTAAACATTTTGAGCACAAGATAACCTTCTGGAGTATAAAAAATGGATGaatgttttttttgtcttatctatGCAACCATGTTAAAgtaaatattgttgattattttaAATCTTAAACTTTCGAACCATATTCATCTTTAGACTGACATACTTCTCAAATTATGAGATTTACCTAAATTAGAACAGTCTGGAAACTGATTACTTTACTATTTGATGTGTTACTAAATCCTTTATAATATGCATTGATTTAGTTTAGTATATTATTGACTaatcatattatttatttgtggAGAAATAAATAACACTTTTTATGTAgtgtatgtaattattttttttcataattttctaatTGATGAATATTGATTAGTCAtcagtgttatttatttatttgttaatgttattctttctttAACATTCATCTATTTTAGAAATCCCTTTTCCTTGGTGTATTTGTACAGCTCTTATAGTTAAGCCCATGATTTATCTTCCTTAActaattacgattattatttgtGAACAGGTGGTAAACTAGTACGAGGAACATCAGTGGAGTCTGTGTCAAGTCTGTCCTCTGCATGCTCAGCTGCATCACACACATCCATGCAAGATAAAAGTGATGGATCAAAGTCTGGAAAGAAGAAAGGTTGGGTAAGTATTGCTGAGAGATGTTGCTtagtatatattagaaaaaagtatccttgatagaaaaaaaattaagaaatgaagATGCTAATGATCTGCTTTTATTTTCTGTAGCTACGAAGCTCATTTAGCAAAGCCTTCTCCCGAGGGCACAAGAAGAGCAAACATGGCGTTGGTGGAGGGTCAGTCTCTGATGTGGAAGGCTGGGAACGAGGAGAATGTTctgctccttcatctcctctcctccagcGAGCAAATGGTGGAACAAGTGACCCAGAGTGTCAGTCCACAACTGGGTAAGGATGATATCCTTGGATATAAATTGTTGACTCATTTGTTTCTGTAGGATTTTAAGTACACTGGAAATGCACCAAAAATAAGTTATTGATTGTCATGATTTTACAAAGAATTTTTTCTCATTCTAGAACCTTTGGTAAcaacaaggaagaggaagtggagtcaCTGAAGATTCAGTTGCGAGAAAAAGACATGGCTCTTACCGACATTCGACTTGAAGCCTTATCTTCAGCTCACCAGCTGGAATCCCTCAAGGAAACCATAAGCAAAATGCGCTCTGAAATGGTGTCGCTAAAGCAAGACAATGATAGACTGGCGAGGATGGTATCCTCAAAGTCCTTGAACTCCTCACAGAGTTCGCTTCCTGTGTCAGATTCAATAGAACAAAGATTAAGTCTTGGTGGTGATGAAATGACAATGCCAGACTCAACAGATGTGATTTTAATTGACCCTAGTGATAAGGATGGAAAACGAGTCAGTATTACTGTCTTCATGGGATGCCATGgagattatgataaatatatgaatccAGCTGATGGTGTGTCATTTAGTGAGTGTATTATTGGAGCTATATCTGTAAGTGGGAAAACCAAGTGGGATATGTTAGACAATCTTGTGAAACGCATTTTTAAGGAATACATCCTGAGAGTCGACCCCGTCTCCAACCTGGGACTTAGTGCTGAGTCTATTTTCTCATACCACATTGGAGAGATTGCCAGGGGACGTGATGCAGACTCACCGGAGTTACTCCCTTGTGGATATTTAGTGGGAGAAGTGACAAACATCAAGATTACTCTCAAAGGAGCCACTTTGAATCATGTGGATGCTCTTGCATTTGAAACTTTGATTCCAAAGTCCATTGTCCAAAGATACATGTCTCTCTTGACTGAACACCGGAGGATTATTTTGTGTGGTCCTTCAGGCACAGGAAAGACATACTTGGCCCAGAAGTTAGCAGAATATCTAGTAACTCGAATGGGAAAAGACCCATCACCTGGTTATATTGCAACCTTCAAGTAAGTAAAAATTCTTAGGACTTGACAGCTAGCAGACATGTATGCaacagtagtagaagaaaaaaattaaattagatATAGGTATATTACAAGATGTTTTTGGTATTTCTTTTCTAATATAACATTCTTTTAACAGTGTTGACCACAAGACAGGAAAAGACCTTGGAGCCTACCTCTCTCACATAAGTGAACAATGTGAGAGTAATACTTCAGATCTGCCTTTGGTCATCATTTTAGATAACTTGCACCATGCAGGAGCCTTAACTGATGTATTCAATGGGTTCCTTAGTGCAAAGTACAGCCATTGTCCTTATATTATTGGAACAATGAACCAAACTACATCATGTTCAACAACTAACTTACAGTTGCACCATAACTTTAGGTATGTGCTAAAAATTTTCAGTCCGTGCAATAATATCAAAGTTCTGTAATGTATAAGGTATGTtgattatctttctttgtttttagtaTGAACAAGTCTTATAACTTCCTTCAAATAATTACAGATGGGTTTTGATGGCCAATCACATGGAGCCTGTCAAAGGCTTAGTGGGAAGAGTAGCTCGAAGGAGATTGACACAGGTTGAAGTGGAAGCTGGTTCAAGATTACCCCGGCTTCAGCAAGTGCTGGATTGGCTCCCAAGATGCTGGAGTCACATCAACAAATTCTTGGAGACTCATTCATCTTCAGATGTTACTATTGGTAAGACATTTCTTACATTTGCTTTTACTTTGGCATCATatatttttcaaatgttttttcctttcctcatatAGAATCTGTACcaatattagttttatttatttcattttattacttaCTTTAATGACATGAGCAAGAATTATAATTCAACTTTATTTTTAGGTCCTCGCTTGTTTTTGTCTTGTCCTGGAAGTCTGGAGGATTCCCAGGTGTGGTTTACTGACCTGTGGAACTATTCCCTTGTGCCCTACCTTGTTGAAGCTGTGAGGGAAGGACTCCAGTTGTATGGAAAGAGAGCAACCTGGGAGGTAAGATATTATGGATTTTAAGGATTGATGTTAAAATGCTTTATTTGATGAATGTATTACAGGCTCCTGGTGTAACTAGTACCAACAAatgcctttttcccttttcaagGATCCTAGTACCTGGATTACCGAAACTTACCCGTGGCCACCAAGCAATCATGCAGGCCCACAGGCTCTTTTGTCTTTGCGCCCTGAGGATGTAGGGTATGATGCCCTGGCTCCCACAGTGGCTCCTGCAGCACAGGATAAGTTCAAGAGTGATAACCAAGGAGAGAATGATCCATTGGTAAGTTGCTTTGATTTAGTACTGAGTTGTCAGTATGAGATACTTTACTACAGATTTTTTTCTCAACTTCACTTTACAATGacaacaacattattatcattattttttttttcagttgagTATGCTGATGAGACTACAAGAAGCTGCCAACTACTCTAGTCCTCAGCAGGACTCTGATACTCCTTCACTAGAGAACATTGAAAACACACTGGAGTCCACCATCTAAACAGATGGTATTGCCTTAATTAAAGAAATAGTGTTAACTGGAACTTTCTTAAATGTCACACTTTCAAGATACATTTGATTATGAAtaggatgtaatatatatatattagtattgtgATAAAGTTGATAGGGCATTGACGGAGATGACACATTATATATGATTGCCTCAGAACTTTAAAAAGTCACGGGTAATGTTTGGGATCTAGTCACATCTGGTAGCTTTCTATCAGGAATGAGGAAGTAAAGGAGGCCCATTTTCTGACTGACCAAGACAAGACATAATTCTCAAAATAATAGGATTTTTTTCCCATATATTTGACAGACAGTGTTTGTAACAGACAAACCCAAGCCAGAGTTGAAATATACAACTAGTTTCATGATTCTGTAAATTTTGTCATTTATAGAAAGGTGTTTATGATCTCTCAtaataatgctatatatatagcATCCTTGAGCTGTATCTTGTCAATTAAAAACTTAGTTTAAAGTAGCCTGCATTTGGTACTAGTGTCCACTCAGTTTGAGTATAGAGCATGGCATGGTTCCTACTCTGTACATTGTTGACATCTGTGTGATGCGACAAATCATTTTGACCTCATGTGAGTGTCAACATGATTCATTGTCTGTCATCATTCATATTCTTGTATGAATCATAAGGTAGCTCAAactatgttttaatatatatacacacatatatattatatatatataacacatatatacactcttaTATACAAGAACATACCcatttatgtatacacgcacacacttacatattgcTCTATGTTTGTGCTGATGTTTATATAGTCTGTCCAGTTGgacattttattttataattgctAATATTTCAGagctatatatgaatttattatgCACAAATATATTTGTGGAGGAATAGAACTTCCATGGTATGGTTCTTCCAAAGTGTCTAAATAATAGTGTAAATAATTCTGGGTCTGAAAAAGTGGCTGGAAGCTTTAATGTGGTGTATTATGATGTGTTGTTTGTGGTACCATCATGTCTTTAACTGTGCTTATTAATGCTGTAAAGCTAATATGCAGCAAATCTATATTGTTTAGCCTTCAGAGGTACAGCAGTGGCTGTCTGAGGCCATATTTtctgtatataatgtattttgtaCACTTTAATTTTAAACCAAAGCCAAGCATACCAGTGTCCTTAGCTTTTGTGCCTGTGGGCTAAGACAGCAGTAGT
Coding sequences:
- the LOC113812565 gene encoding protein sickie isoform X4, encoding MAPMFCTKLFNWKPKGKKDGGPRPHLDTVFPEPQDEGEACPYWTHVACNPPPPPPSRPHTPTHARTQPTPPPLPPHHPGSPVHHQPQPRSPATHRRAHARNHLPYGYSSTYNSPYQSPHQSPGPNSPVNHSPHHFTPIHHSPAHCSPAHCSPVHPNQGYNSPVHVNQGYNSPVHVNQGYNSPVHVNQGYNSPIRQSPIHTNQGCNSPAHQSPVHHSSGYNSPVHVNQGYNSPIHPTPVHPSPVYPSQNYNNTMHHRGYILESNYCQPLPPPPPQRPPPPIPGTEGSQLKTVASASSSRSTSPANGSASFIPQPRSHSGRASLNEKHSKTGGTSNLVKSNLRGPATQTAHNASGNHALASPYHATSAPPAKQKDSMLDKFKLFNHKEKEARNKTTSSSGVSKRTSSSSGFSSARSERSDSSTSLCSDAKPPPLPPHQSLPVSTSSSSSDQTSHAEAQQGGAPPASTKPQGLRGIRSKFSKSAGKEGKESPKASRKDKEREEREGSRGSPRGGHKTHRDPRGESRDRSAKKGDKLTLELDGGSRPQRPQCPLPANAEKDSRPPAPGPRPETAGHAASESDQPPALPPKEKDHKEHSHSSHQDQAPAMQQQTVVTTPGSPLPPGTPGTGIPKPTAHVKGQTKVVPPERSAPPTPTASPNVNTSHQAKDYNKMVRPAGTPSTPKIGGSSAPRTAGTPSGGEANAAQECRDPKGSLPRQKQLGRREDSATGISVAMVSPMPNPREKDMVTPSESGSNISESSQSNSGHSNSTSSGNSSVIYKPTSSEDDSVSDLKTHMRKVEEKAEGEEGDEVILNIKPMQPLVRASQYGYMRGLGLHQTRTVPPSLHVSRLAALQDNANTVPQKGMRIGPHLKRPPGPNQVIDTDYSDLESVDLANGYMSDGDVLRNVGYKSGNSSDLDGYLSEGGASLYAHRLNQRFKEGMRQVHESMNKVQHFIHDDSNGTENDMEVSSLSPSTTSSEPRHFDEDDYLDRDLSEDKKEGEEEEEDDIFSDECKPRPPPREESGTRRRFDDSSSLSSGVSDTLNEMSAEDVLSSSLSSDHPAYVKQGRSMKEVGLKLPVGLSGSSSRKVAMGVDPSGVYKVVSSRAHVKKTESAQQTDNSAFKQISNTQWKKYVENGKGSLERSARDLQRGIDPSSGSSRKVDHKKSNLGSPQTGVPSSPGLNGSSGVSGSASGGSRKVDKKGTSGEKRREGERSSRDKSAVAMSPQVNGESKKIQNPKTAPSNFGYNGKRTTSTGSVSSTGSGKGSKSVKEVDSAGGSSSRHDSSSHSLERPRTKLKVSGGTQTTSDLHYMSTGVHSDSEYSSGSLGRKYQLKSYSLNGPVAAQLSQSVRERIMQSPYGKIHVGEYGQYPPAYYRERSPRIKPTDGSLSDSPYSNYAEIQYSGSPYSSPYSWVSRSNYAGSVASAPTRPLGGSLTEAESMESISSSASSIAAQIQHARATSLTQARLMMHQREMSSSPSPRLARSNSVSHLIERTFPRSTKSEKLYSSSMGGRDGYHASQPTSPTPPGGTRLPISPLNTVRGSPYYSTVIPRTSKDDECHGSSLSLVSSSSSLYSSQEEKQAAEIRKLRKELAEAQEKVGTLSNQLSTNNSVFNLKNTAHVVAAFEQSLTNMTNRLQQLTATSEQKDSEVMELRKTIEALRQQSVDAGLTVACLQSTSPGHHQHHHHHHHSPPSPARHQHTHLSPNIASCSVLNVTSGSRSSSPEKSGHDLARRHTFTGNCKDLVVCEFTEAGGKLVRGTSVESVSSLSSACSAASHTSMQDKSDGSKSGKKKGWLRSSFSKAFSRGHKKSKHGVGGGSVSDVEGWERGECSAPSSPLLQRANGGTSDPECQSTTGTFGNNKEEEVESLKIQLREKDMALTDIRLEALSSAHQLESLKETISKMRSEMVSLKQDNDRLARMVSSKSLNSSQSSLPVSDSIEQRLSLGGDEMTMPDSTDVILIDPSDKDGKRVSITVFMGCHGDYDKYMNPADGVSFSECIIGAISVSGKTKWDMLDNLVKRIFKEYILRVDPVSNLGLSAESIFSYHIGEIARGRDADSPELLPCGYLVGEVTNIKITLKGATLNHVDALAFETLIPKSIVQRYMSLLTEHRRIILCGPSGTGKTYLAQKLAEYLVTRMGKDPSPGYIATFNVDHKTGKDLGAYLSHISEQCESNTSDLPLVIILDNLHHAGALTDVFNGFLSAKYSHCPYIIGTMNQTTSCSTTNLQLHHNFRWVLMANHMEPVKGLVGRVARRRLTQVEVEAGSRLPRLQQVLDWLPRCWSHINKFLETHSSSDVTIGPRLFLSCPGSLEDSQVWFTDLWNYSLVPYLVEAVREGLQLYGKRATWEDPSTWITETYPWPPSNHAGPQALLSLRPEDVGYDALAPTVAPAAQDKFKSDNQGENDPLLSMLMRLQEAANYSSPQQDSDTPSLENIENTLESTI